In the Paenibacillus sp. FSL R7-0337 genome, CCGGCAGCTCCAGTCTGACGGGAGGAAATCTGATTACCGGCGAACCACAGGCCGATAGCGTAACCTTCCGGGTCAGCGTTCCGGGCACGACTCCAGCGAATGCTCAGGTCTATCTGACGGGTTCGTTCAACAGCTGGAATGCGGCAGATGCAGCCTACCTGCTGACCCGTGGCAGTGATGGAGTCTACTCCGCCACCTTGAATCTTCCGGCCGGAACTGCGGTGACGTATAAGCTGACGCGCGGAAGCTGGGGCACAGTAGAGACCGCATCCAGCGGTGCAGATATTGCCAACCGCACGCTCACGTCGGCAGGTGGAGCACAGACAGTGACGCTGACCGTGCAGCGCTGGAAGGATCAGTAGCAGGTTATTGGTCAATTTATTATCCAGGAGTGTCTGATCCACGAATCGCCCCTTTTTGGATGGTGTAATACAGCCCTCTGAGAATGGGCGATTTCTTTTGACTTAAGATGCAGAAATAGATGGATTTTCTCCACCTGCTGCTTACAAAATTTGCGCCGAAGAAACAATAGTTGGACAACCAACACTTAATCATTCACATTTACGAGAAATAGCAGAAACAAACATAATTAGTTGTCATTTATCCACTTGCTTCCGGTAATTTAGCAGAAAAGGGCGAATTAAGCTACGTTTTTCCAATTGTTTGCCGTGAACCGGTCACTTCTGAAGAGCAGGGCTGAAACTATTTGGATTGGAGGAGTTGAGGATTGGAGAAATGAGGAGTTGAGGAATTAAAGTTTGCAGAATCGGATAGTTGCGGGTTGAGGTGTCAGGGTGTTGAGGTGTTGATTATTTAAGGAGATTTAGGGTTGTGTAACTCCCACCTCTTAAACAGCGGAGCGGGCGCACTGATTGTGGAGAAGCGGCAGCGTTCGCCTTTGTTCCCGGATTTTTACCGCTGAGTCCATTCTAATTAAATCCGGGAACAACAGCGATCGGAACAACGGTCCGTTTGCGGAGCGTCCACTTAACGAGCCCCTATTGCTCCATCCTCGCCCTCGGCTTTCGATCTCACTCATCGCTCCATCCTCGCCCTGGTTCCTCCCTCGCCCCTCAGTATCTCCCAATCCTCTCTGGCGCTCCTTCCCAGCCTACGCATCCCGCTCCCCGCACATTTTACACTCCGTTGATAATCGCCGCTGGAACTGGTATTTTGCCGAAAATGCAGGTAGAGTGTTCTCATGGACATTTACACGAGGGAAGAGGACCGCCGCAGATGAAACCATTCCGCATTCGACTTACCATCATACTTATGGCACTGATAGGAATATCAATGACCGGGGCCGGGATCACCATGGCTCAGCTGTTCAAGGATTCGCATATTTCCGTGCTGGAAGAGAACATGTCCCGGGAAATAAAGCTGCTCTCCGGCACCTTCACATTCATGGATACCAGCAGCCCGGAGGCCGTGACCTACTATACAGAACAGGCAGAGAAGATCTCCATCTTGACCGGATCGCGTGTCACCTTCATTACGAAGCAAGGCCGGGTCATCGGTGATTCGGAGAAGAATCCGCGCGAGATGGACAACCACTCTACCCGCGAGGAGGAGCTGCTGGCCGCGAAGGAAGGGATTGGCCGGGCGATTCGTTACAGCGATACATTAGACCGTGAAATGATGTATGTGGCAGGTTCCGTGTCCTCGGATCAGGGATTTGACGGGTATATCCGGCTGTCGATGGGGCTGGATACCGTATCCGAAGGACTGAACCGGGCGTGGATGATCATGGCAGGAGGACTGGTGCTGCTGTTCATTGCCGCTACCTTGGTGAGCTACAAAGTGGCTTCCAGTATGACCTCACCGCTGGAGCAGATTACCAGAGTGGCGCGGCGGATTACCGATCTGGATTACGATGCCCGGGTGCCGATGAAGCGTAAGGATGAGATCGGCCAGCTGGCTACAGCCATCAACGCGATGGCCGACAGTCTCCAGGCCCAGCTGAAGACCATCCGCGACAACGAGGATTTGCTGCAGAGTGTACTCGACAATATGACCGGCGGCATCGTGATGATTAACGCTGAAGGGGAGATTGCCCTGCTTAACCGGGCCGCCGAACGGCTGCTCGATGTGAAGCACAGCGAGATGACTGGACATTCCTACAAGGAGATTAAGCATCATTATGAGCTTACCCGGCTGATTGATGATGGAGTGTCGGCAGGTGAACCTATTCACGAGGAGCGCAGCATCTATAATCCGGTGGAGCGGATTGTGCGTCTGGACGGGGTGCCGATGATCCAGGACGGCTGCTCCCGGGGGATGCTGTTCCTGCTCCAGGAGGTTACAGAGATCCGCAGGCTTGAGAAAATGCGCAGCGAATTCGTCGCCAATGTCTCCCATGAATTGAAGACCCCTGTCGCTGCGGTAAAGGGCTTCGCCGAGACCCTCCTGGGCGGTGGCGTTACGGATGAGAAGACGGCCCGTTCGTTCCTGCAGATCATCTACGATGAGAACGAACGGTTGAACCGCCTGATCGGCGACATCCTGGAGCTGTCCAAAATTGAATCCAAACGCGTTCAGCTGGAATGCTCCCCGGTTCATCTGATCGAGTTCTTCGATTCCGTGCTGGAGACGCTCAGCAAGGTGGCGGAGAAGAAGAAGATTACACTCAGCTCGGATGTGCCTGCAGAGCTATTCATTGAAGGAGATGAAGACAAGCTGCGCCAGATTTTCATGAATCTGCTCTCTAATGCGATCAACTATACCCAGGACGGGGGAAATGTCAGAGTGACCGTATTGAGCATACAGAAGAAGGATGGCACCGAGAGCGTGCGCTTTACAGTCAGTGATACGGGGATGGGAATTCCGCGCAAGGATCTGCCGCGGATCTTTGAACGCTTTTACCGGGTGGACAAAGCCCGCTCCAGAAGCTCCGGCGGAACCGGCCTCGGTCTATCCATTGTGAAGCATCTGGTTGAGCTGCATCGCGGTTCTATTAACGTAGAGAGCGATCTGGGCATCGGCAGCTCATTCATCCTGGAATTGCCGCTGCTTCAGGAAGAGAATGAATAACCCTGCGGAGTCTAATAGAGAATAAATTTATAATTTTACACTAAGTTAACATTGTGGTGCTATGATGTGCATGTATGCAGTTTTGTAAAATTAATAACCTATGAAAAGACGGGGGAACCTATGGCACAACGATTGCTTGTCATTGAAGACGAACCGACACTAGCCCGGCTGCTGTCTTATAACCTGACACAGGAAGGCTACGAGGTGACGGTGGAGGATCATGGAACGGCAGGGTATGACCGTGCGACTAGAGAACCTTTTGAATTGATCGTACTGGATCTGATGCTGCCCGGCATGAACGGCATTGACATTCTGGATAAATTGCGTGGACAAGGCATCCGCACACCGGTTATAGTGCTGACGGCCAAGAATGCGGAAGAGGATGTCGTCCGCGGGCTAAAGTCCGGGGCGGATGATTATATTACGAAGCCCTTCGGCGTATCCGAGCTGCTGGCCCGGGTCAGCGCAGTGCTGCGGCGGATCTCCGGTATTGCCGAAGAAGCTCCGCCCGAGACAGCGGTATCTGCATCGACGATTATTCTCGGACAGCTGGAGATCTACCCCGAGCGTTATGAAGTCTCGCTGGGCGGACAGAGCATCAATCTGCGGCCGAAGGAATTTGAAGTGCTGCTGTATCTGGCCCGCAAGCCGGGCGTCGTCCTGACGCGGGATGATCTGATGAATGCCGTCTGGGGCTTCGACTATATTGGAGGCCAGCGCACCGTAGACGTGCATGTCAGCTCCCTGCGCAAGAAGCTGGAGCTTGACCCTGAATCCGTGCATATCGATTCCATCCGCGGCGTGGGCTACAAACTGGTCGTCAACAAGAAGAGAACACCTGTCAGCTAACATGGCGGTGTTCTTTTCTCACAAGTTAAGCACCTTCTCCCTGGCGCGTGTCTTACTACACACGGATTTTACACTGCGTTAACAATTCTCTGGAGCTCTTTTGACACTGAAAGCTTATCATGGGGAACGAAGATGATGAGAAGGAGACAACAGAAACTAATGAAATCCATCATTGACATAGAGAAGCTAGATCTCTACTATGAGTCATTCCATGCCCTGAAGAACGTGGATTTGCAGATTCCGGAGAAGCAGGTGACCGCTTTTATCGGACCTTCCGGCTGCGGGAAATCCACACTGCTGCGTACCCTTAACCGTATGAACGACATGATTCCCGGAACACGTATTGAAGGCAAAGTAAATATCGGCGGCAAAAACATCTACAGCGACGAGATCGAAGTGGAGAGTCTGCGCAAGCAGGTGGGGATGGTGTTCCAGCAGCCCAATCCTTTTCCAAAGTCGATCTATGATAACGTGGCTTATGGCCCGCGCCTGCACGGTGTGAAGAGCAAAGCCGAGCTGGATGTCCTTGTAGAGCAAAGCCTGCGCCAGTCCGCGCTCTGGGAGGAAGTGAAGGATTTCCTCAAGAAGTCTGCCTTAAGTCTGTCCGGCGGGCAGCAGCAGCGTCTCTGTATTGCCAGAGCCCTTGCTGTACAGCCCGATATTCTGCTGATGGATGAGGCGACGTCAGCGCTCGACCCGGTGTCCACGCTCAAGATTGAGGAGCTGGTTCAGGAGCTGCGGGATAAGTATACGATTGTAATGGTCACGCATAATATGCATCAGGCCGCCCGGGTATCGGGACGCACTGTATTTTTCCTGAACGGTGTCATTGTGGAAGCTGCGGACACGGAGCTGTTATTCTCCAACCCGAAGGATTCCCGCACAGAAGACTATATCTCCGGCCGCTTCGGCTAAGGATGGCTGATTCGTAAGTCTTAGGTTCACTCCGTTCACCCGATATGACCATATGTTTTTGAGGAGGATCACTTTCGATATGATTCGCAGAAAAGAATTCGACAAAGATCTGGAAGAACTGCGCACCCTGCTGCAGCAGATGGGCGAGCATGTAACGGATGCCCTGGATGGTGCGATACTGGCCCTGCAGACCCTTGATACGGCACGGGCGCAGGAGATTGTCAAAGCGGACCTGCGGCTGAACGCCATGGAAGACCGGATTATGGAGATCGGCTCACGGCTGATCATCACCCAGCAGCCGGTGGCGAAGGATCTGCGCCGCATTATTGTAGCCTTCAAAATCTCCAGCGATCTGGAGCGTATGGGCGATCTGGCACTGGATGTAGCCAAGGTAACGATGCGCATCCAGGGGCAGCAGCTGATCAAGCCGCTTGTGGATATTCCGCGCATGGCTGAGCTGGTCACGATCATGACCACGGAGGCTATTCAGTCTTATCTGGACGAGAATACGGATCTGGCCTACAAAATGGCGCAGGATGACGATCAGGTAGATGGTCTGTACAGCGCGATGATAAACGAACTGTACACGTATATGGTTCAGAAGCCTGAAACCGTGAATCAGGCGATGCTGCTCACACTGGTTGGCCGTTACATTGAACGGATTGCCGACCATGCCACGAATATTGGCGAGAGTGTAGTGTATCTGGTTACAGGTAAACGTCCGGATTTGAACCAATAACCGCATAATGTTGGCGCATAGATACAGTTTAGCAGAGCTCTGCGCCTTGAACATCAGACAGCAAGCCACCTCCCCGGGGCTTGCCTTTTTTTGTTTTAAAGCGCGCTTCACTTGGCAAACCTGTATTCCATACCATTAGCAGCAGCTAAAGGCCGGAGCAGGTGTGGATCTGTAGCCTCAGGTTCTTTTTTGTACGGAGCATATGGTACTATGTAAAGAGAAAGCAAGATAAAGGCGAGGTGCTAGTGTGGACAAGCTGATACTCATTGATGGAAATAATATCATTTACCGGGCGTTCTTCGCCATGCCGCCGCTGACGAATACAGCAGGACAGCAGACGAATGCGGTATACGGTTTCACGACGATGCT is a window encoding:
- a CDS encoding ATP-binding protein — its product is MKPFRIRLTIILMALIGISMTGAGITMAQLFKDSHISVLEENMSREIKLLSGTFTFMDTSSPEAVTYYTEQAEKISILTGSRVTFITKQGRVIGDSEKNPREMDNHSTREEELLAAKEGIGRAIRYSDTLDREMMYVAGSVSSDQGFDGYIRLSMGLDTVSEGLNRAWMIMAGGLVLLFIAATLVSYKVASSMTSPLEQITRVARRITDLDYDARVPMKRKDEIGQLATAINAMADSLQAQLKTIRDNEDLLQSVLDNMTGGIVMINAEGEIALLNRAAERLLDVKHSEMTGHSYKEIKHHYELTRLIDDGVSAGEPIHEERSIYNPVERIVRLDGVPMIQDGCSRGMLFLLQEVTEIRRLEKMRSEFVANVSHELKTPVAAVKGFAETLLGGGVTDEKTARSFLQIIYDENERLNRLIGDILELSKIESKRVQLECSPVHLIEFFDSVLETLSKVAEKKKITLSSDVPAELFIEGDEDKLRQIFMNLLSNAINYTQDGGNVRVTVLSIQKKDGTESVRFTVSDTGMGIPRKDLPRIFERFYRVDKARSRSSGGTGLGLSIVKHLVELHRGSINVESDLGIGSSFILELPLLQEENE
- a CDS encoding response regulator transcription factor → MAQRLLVIEDEPTLARLLSYNLTQEGYEVTVEDHGTAGYDRATREPFELIVLDLMLPGMNGIDILDKLRGQGIRTPVIVLTAKNAEEDVVRGLKSGADDYITKPFGVSELLARVSAVLRRISGIAEEAPPETAVSASTIILGQLEIYPERYEVSLGGQSINLRPKEFEVLLYLARKPGVVLTRDDLMNAVWGFDYIGGQRTVDVHVSSLRKKLELDPESVHIDSIRGVGYKLVVNKKRTPVS
- the pstB gene encoding phosphate ABC transporter ATP-binding protein PstB; translation: MKSIIDIEKLDLYYESFHALKNVDLQIPEKQVTAFIGPSGCGKSTLLRTLNRMNDMIPGTRIEGKVNIGGKNIYSDEIEVESLRKQVGMVFQQPNPFPKSIYDNVAYGPRLHGVKSKAELDVLVEQSLRQSALWEEVKDFLKKSALSLSGGQQQRLCIARALAVQPDILLMDEATSALDPVSTLKIEELVQELRDKYTIVMVTHNMHQAARVSGRTVFFLNGVIVEAADTELLFSNPKDSRTEDYISGRFG
- the phoU gene encoding phosphate signaling complex protein PhoU — its product is MIRRKEFDKDLEELRTLLQQMGEHVTDALDGAILALQTLDTARAQEIVKADLRLNAMEDRIMEIGSRLIITQQPVAKDLRRIIVAFKISSDLERMGDLALDVAKVTMRIQGQQLIKPLVDIPRMAELVTIMTTEAIQSYLDENTDLAYKMAQDDDQVDGLYSAMINELYTYMVQKPETVNQAMLLTLVGRYIERIADHATNIGESVVYLVTGKRPDLNQ